One genomic segment of Falco peregrinus isolate bFalPer1 chromosome 7, bFalPer1.pri, whole genome shotgun sequence includes these proteins:
- the BLK gene encoding tyrosine-protein kinase Blk, producing the protein MGLLGSKNQLTSHEKHASGSNPKTKSKTPPAPPKGRQFINISHLNQASVQDNLIVVALYDFPASSNRDLQLVKGEKLQVLSNEGDWWLAKSLSSGRKGYIPSNFVAQVDTLEEEKWYFKTLSRKDAERLLLSSGNKVGSFLVRESETSKGAYSLSVRDSDSAHGDIIKHYRIRSLDGGGYYISPRMTFANLPELIQHYSQKGDGLCQRLTAPCISLIPQRPWAQDEWEIPRESLKLVKKLGSGQFGEVWMGYYKNNIKVAVKTMKEGSMDPDAFLAEANLMKRLQHNKLVRLYAVVTKQPIYIVTEYMANGCLLDYLKSEEGSQLNLSKLIDMSAQVAEGMAYIERMNSIHRDLRAANILVSETLCCKIADFGLARIIENEYLAQEGAKFPIKWTAPEAINFGVFTIKSDVWSFGILLTEIVTYGRIPYPGMTNPEVIRNLERGYRMPCPDMCPGELYSIILKCWRNKPEERPTFEYLQSVLEDFYTATEKQYEPEPLQ; encoded by the exons ATAACTTGATTGTGGTTGCACTGTACGATTTTCCTGCCTCAAGTAACCGTGACCTGCAGCTGGTCAAGGGGGAAAAACTCCAAGTCCTCTCCAA TGAGGGGGACTGGTGGCTGGCAAAATCCCTCAGCAGTGGGAGGAAAGGCTATATCCCCAGTAACTTCGTTGCACAAGTGGACActttggaagaggaaaa gTGGTATTTTAAAACTCTGAGCAGAAAAGATGCTGAAAGGCTGCTGTTGTCTTCTGGTAACAAAGTTGGCTCTTTCCTTGTTCGTGAGAGTGAAACCAGCAAAG GTGCCTATTCCTTGTCTGTGAGAGACAGCGACTCTGCTCATGGGGACATCATCAAGCACTACAGGATTCGCTCCTTAGATGGTGGGGGGTATTACATCTCCCCCAGGATGACTTTTGCCAACCTGCCAGAGCTAATCCAGCATTACAGCC AGAAAGGGGACGGCCTGTGCCAGCGACTCACAGCTCCCTGCATATCCCTGATTCCCCAGAGACCCTGGGCACAGGATGAATGGGAGATCCCACGGGAGTCTCTGAAGCTTGTGAAGAAACTTGGCAGTGGGCAGTTTGGGGAAGTGTGGATGG GCTATTACAAGAACAACATCAAGGTAGCTGTGAAGACCATGAAGGAGGGCAGCATGGACCCTGATGCCTTCTTGGCAGAGGCAAACTTGATGAAGAGGCTCCAGCATAACAAATTGGTCCGGTTGTATGCGGTAGTGACAAAGCAGCCGATCTACATTGTGACAGAGTACATGGCCAACG GGTGTTTACTAGATTACTTGAAGTCAGAAGAAGGAAGCCAACTGAATCTCTCAAAACTCATTGATATGTCTGCTCAG GTGGCAGAGGGAATGGCATACATCGAGCGCATGAACTCCATTCACCGTGACTTGAGAGCCGCCAACATCCTTGTCTCAGAGACGCTCTGCTGCAAAATTGCTGATTTTGGCCTGGCCAGGATCATCGAGAACGAATACTTGGCACAAGAAG GTGCCAAATTCCCAATCAAATGGACGGCGCCAGAGGCCATTAACTTTGGAGTTTTCACCATCAAATCTGACGTGTGGTCTTTTGGCATCCTCCTGACAGAAATCGTAACCTATGGCAGGATCCCTTACCCAG GGATGACCAACCCTGAGGTGATTCGCAACCTGGAGCGGGGCTACCGCATGCCCTGTCCGGACATGTGCCCTGGCGAACTCTACAGTATCATCCTGAAATGTTGGCGAAACAAACCTGAGGAGCGACCAACCTTTGAGTACCTGCAGTCAGTCCTTGAGGACTTTTACACTGCCACAGAGAAGCAGTACGAGCCGGAGCCTCTGCAGTAA